The following are encoded in a window of Salinibacter ruber DSM 13855 genomic DNA:
- a CDS encoding Brp/Blh family beta-carotene 15,15'-dioxygenase, with amino-acid sequence MHNPVTLRSPRIYGSVLALTLLAVAVGAWGSVSLGPWALGVLFVAVVLTGMPHGAIDHLVAARLWGLDPTWADQAKFYGGYLVLMALYGALWIVAPAWSLGLFLVMTMYHFGQADLAYWRLPPLSARLLYLSRGLFLLGLPIVAFPEVVAPIFEAMGGVQLLEWPGVTTAPGALFAGLVAQHLGALGIGRLGADPSVDWALGREATNVAVLAALFGLVHPLVAFAVFFGGWHALGHILELLRFFRRQGDAMSMAQFYREAFLFTAIPFVGLAGLYAATQSFGLEDQMVALLFILIAIMTLPHMVIVEKMYREREKGAPQAVS; translated from the coding sequence ATGCACAACCCGGTTACCCTTCGCTCGCCGCGCATCTACGGGAGCGTGCTGGCCCTGACGCTACTGGCCGTCGCGGTGGGGGCGTGGGGCAGCGTCTCCCTTGGGCCCTGGGCGCTGGGGGTCCTGTTCGTGGCCGTCGTGCTGACGGGGATGCCGCACGGGGCCATCGATCACCTCGTGGCGGCCCGGCTGTGGGGCCTCGACCCGACGTGGGCCGACCAGGCGAAGTTCTACGGCGGCTACCTCGTCCTGATGGCGCTCTACGGGGCGCTCTGGATTGTGGCCCCGGCCTGGAGCCTCGGTCTCTTTCTGGTCATGACCATGTATCACTTCGGGCAGGCCGACTTGGCCTACTGGCGGCTCCCGCCCCTGTCCGCCCGTCTCCTCTACCTGTCGCGCGGCCTCTTTCTCCTCGGCCTGCCCATCGTGGCCTTTCCGGAGGTCGTCGCGCCCATCTTCGAGGCGATGGGGGGCGTTCAACTGCTCGAGTGGCCGGGGGTGACGACGGCGCCGGGCGCCCTGTTCGCGGGCCTCGTCGCGCAGCACCTGGGGGCGCTCGGAATCGGCAGGCTGGGGGCGGATCCGAGTGTAGACTGGGCCCTCGGGCGGGAGGCGACCAACGTCGCGGTGCTCGCGGCGCTGTTTGGGCTCGTCCACCCGCTCGTGGCCTTTGCGGTCTTCTTCGGGGGGTGGCACGCGCTGGGGCACATCCTGGAGCTCCTCCGCTTCTTCCGGCGGCAGGGGGACGCCATGTCGATGGCCCAGTTCTACCGGGAGGCGTTCCTGTTCACGGCGATTCCCTTCGTCGGACTGGCGGGCCTCTACGCCGCCACCCAGTCGTTCGGGCTGGAGGACCAGATGGTCGCGCTTCTCTTCATCCTGATCGCCATCATGACCCTTCCCCACATGGTGATCGTCGAGAAGATGTACCGGGAGCGGGAGAAGGGCGCCCCCCAGGCCGTCTCCTGA
- a CDS encoding NAD(P)/FAD-dependent oxidoreductase, translating to MPFDTPSSTSDRPHVVIVGAGFAGLEAAKTLRDAPVRVTLVDRNNYHKFQPLLYEVAMAGLEPDDIAHNVRNIFQGNETVNFRLGTVVDIDPARQQVHLHGSQSLSYDHLILAAGAVSTDFGIPGVEEHAYPLKNVPDAVNLRNRVLRQFERYDRQRAAAGEGALTFVVVGGGPTGVEMAGAFVELFDTLNDDFAQFDTREEARCLLLEMEDDLLPPYKAPQRAYTRQVLEARGVDVQTNTAVERVAPDRVHLADGRVLPTQTLVWAAGVKASPVANLLDAEQDRADRVVVSPDLTVPEHPDVYVVGDMAAIEGEDGYEPQLAQVAIQSGRHAADQIQRRLRDATTERFEYWDLGQMATIGRNAAVAEFAGGIAFRGFMAWFLWVVIHIAKLVGFRNRLSALVNWAYNYFTYNRSARLILDAVPLSDDGPMEGEAEGEQVTERPQTVGPQP from the coding sequence ATGCCGTTTGACACACCGTCGTCCACGTCCGACCGCCCCCACGTCGTCATCGTCGGGGCCGGGTTTGCGGGCCTGGAGGCCGCCAAAACGCTGCGCGACGCCCCGGTCCGCGTCACGCTCGTCGACCGCAACAACTACCACAAGTTTCAGCCGCTGCTCTACGAGGTGGCCATGGCGGGGCTGGAGCCGGACGACATCGCGCACAATGTGCGCAACATCTTTCAGGGCAACGAGACGGTGAACTTTCGCCTCGGCACCGTGGTCGACATCGACCCTGCCCGCCAGCAGGTGCACCTGCACGGCAGTCAGTCGCTCTCCTACGACCACCTCATCCTGGCGGCGGGTGCCGTCTCGACCGACTTCGGGATTCCCGGCGTGGAGGAGCACGCCTACCCCCTCAAGAACGTGCCCGACGCCGTCAACCTGCGCAACCGCGTGCTGCGGCAGTTCGAGCGGTACGACCGGCAGCGGGCGGCCGCCGGAGAGGGCGCCCTTACCTTTGTCGTGGTGGGCGGAGGCCCAACGGGCGTCGAGATGGCGGGCGCGTTCGTGGAGCTCTTCGACACGCTCAACGACGACTTTGCCCAATTTGATACGCGCGAGGAGGCCCGCTGCCTTCTTCTGGAGATGGAAGACGACCTTCTGCCCCCCTACAAGGCGCCGCAGCGGGCCTACACCCGACAGGTTCTTGAGGCGCGCGGCGTGGACGTCCAGACCAACACGGCCGTCGAGCGCGTCGCCCCCGACCGGGTCCACCTCGCCGACGGGCGGGTCCTCCCGACGCAGACGCTGGTCTGGGCGGCCGGCGTGAAGGCGAGCCCGGTGGCCAACCTGCTCGACGCCGAGCAGGACCGGGCCGATCGGGTCGTCGTGAGCCCGGACCTGACGGTCCCCGAGCACCCGGACGTGTACGTCGTGGGTGACATGGCTGCCATCGAGGGCGAGGACGGATACGAGCCCCAGCTCGCGCAGGTGGCCATCCAGAGCGGCCGGCACGCCGCGGACCAGATTCAGCGCCGCCTCCGCGACGCCACCACGGAGCGGTTCGAGTACTGGGACCTCGGCCAGATGGCCACGATCGGCCGGAACGCGGCGGTGGCCGAGTTTGCCGGGGGCATCGCGTTTCGGGGCTTCATGGCCTGGTTCCTCTGGGTCGTCATCCACATTGCCAAGCTGGTGGGCTTCCGCAACCGCCTCAGCGCCCTCGTCAACTGGGCCTACAACTACTTCACGTACAACCGCAGCGCGCGCCTCATCCTCGACGCGGTGCCCCTCTCCGACGACGGGCCCATGGAGGGGGAAGCGGAGGGCGAGCAGGTCACGGAACGCCCCCAGACGGTGGGACCCCAGCCGTAG
- a CDS encoding Uma2 family endonuclease — MTELASPAATDVQPRRFTSDEVQAMLHAGILHEDDPLELIDGQLVVMSPINDPHIVCVNHLNRLFVERTTPDVVVSVQNPVRIDEHNEPEPDVVLSTALDGAPRPDNVLLLVEVSDTTLTYDRDVKRPLYARAGIPEVWIVDLDARQIEVHREPDDDVYRTRHLAGLDDTVTPERPTSVGDIPVRDILGDLPEPESDESEA; from the coding sequence ATGACTGAACTCGCTTCTCCCGCGGCGACCGACGTTCAGCCGCGTCGGTTCACGTCCGACGAAGTGCAGGCTATGCTCCACGCCGGCATTCTGCACGAGGACGACCCGCTCGAACTCATCGATGGTCAGCTCGTCGTGATGTCTCCGATCAACGATCCGCACATCGTCTGTGTCAATCACCTGAACCGCCTCTTTGTGGAGCGGACCACCCCGGACGTAGTGGTGAGCGTGCAGAATCCCGTTCGGATCGACGAGCACAACGAGCCGGAGCCGGACGTCGTGCTGTCCACGGCGCTCGACGGCGCGCCGCGTCCCGACAACGTGCTGTTGCTGGTCGAGGTGTCCGATACCACACTGACATACGATCGCGACGTGAAGCGACCCCTCTATGCCCGTGCCGGCATTCCGGAAGTGTGGATTGTGGACCTGGACGCCCGGCAGATTGAAGTGCATCGGGAGCCGGATGACGACGTGTACCGCACTCGGCATCTCGCGGGCCTGGACGACACGGTGACCCCGGAGCGCCCGACATCGGTCGGCGACATTCCGGTACGCGACATTCTCGGCGATCTGCCGGAGCCTGAGAGCGACGAAAGTGAGGCGTGA
- the argG gene encoding argininosuccinate synthase, with amino-acid sequence MAIVLAFSGGLDTSFCVPYLQATHDAPVHTVTVDTGGLTDDDRTAIEARARHLGADRHHLIDGRAPLYEDHLSYLIKGNVLKGGVYPLCVGPERIVQARAVAEVAQAVGASTVAHGSTGAGNDQVRFDVALQLVGDDLDVIAPIRELGLSRDASTAYLEARGFSVPDDTTDYSINRGLWGTTIGGKETLTAKASLPTDAYPDTTAPADAPDAPRTLTITFANGLPVAVDDASLSGVEVVETLNEVGGRHGVGRDVHVGDTILGIKGRIGVEAPAAQILITTHRELEKVVLSEQQQVQKHTLGDVYGRLLHEGQYFDPVMRDVEAFLDHSQDVVAGTVTVKLFKGRATVQGVDSPHSLFDAGTATYGEENALWDGRDAEGYTTLAAIPSLLAKKARADTDPPGSEPMIAESTTG; translated from the coding sequence ATGGCCATCGTTCTCGCCTTCAGTGGAGGCCTCGACACCTCCTTCTGCGTTCCGTACCTGCAAGCGACCCACGACGCCCCGGTTCACACCGTCACGGTCGACACCGGCGGCCTCACCGACGACGACCGCACGGCGATCGAGGCCCGAGCCCGGCACCTCGGTGCGGACCGGCACCACCTCATCGACGGGCGGGCGCCGCTCTACGAGGATCACCTGAGCTACCTGATCAAGGGGAATGTCCTGAAGGGCGGCGTCTACCCGCTGTGCGTGGGGCCGGAGCGCATCGTGCAGGCGCGGGCCGTGGCGGAGGTGGCACAGGCGGTCGGGGCCTCTACGGTCGCCCACGGCTCCACCGGGGCCGGCAACGACCAGGTGCGGTTCGACGTGGCCCTGCAGCTGGTGGGCGACGACCTCGACGTGATTGCCCCGATTCGCGAGCTCGGCCTAAGCCGGGATGCCTCGACGGCCTACCTCGAGGCGCGCGGCTTTTCGGTGCCGGACGACACGACCGACTACTCCATCAACCGGGGCCTCTGGGGCACCACGATCGGCGGCAAGGAGACGCTCACGGCGAAGGCTTCGCTGCCGACGGACGCCTACCCGGACACGACGGCCCCCGCCGACGCGCCGGACGCGCCGCGCACCCTCACGATCACGTTTGCGAACGGGCTCCCCGTGGCCGTCGACGACGCGTCCCTCTCGGGGGTCGAGGTCGTCGAGACGCTCAACGAGGTCGGCGGACGGCATGGCGTGGGGCGGGATGTCCACGTGGGGGACACCATCCTCGGCATCAAGGGGCGGATTGGGGTCGAGGCGCCCGCGGCCCAGATCCTGATTACGACCCACCGCGAGCTCGAAAAGGTCGTGCTCTCGGAGCAGCAGCAGGTGCAGAAGCACACCCTCGGCGACGTGTACGGCCGCCTGCTTCACGAGGGACAGTATTTCGATCCGGTGATGCGGGACGTGGAGGCGTTCCTCGACCACAGTCAGGACGTCGTCGCCGGCACCGTCACGGTGAAGCTCTTCAAGGGCCGCGCCACGGTGCAGGGCGTCGACAGCCCCCACTCCCTGTTCGACGCCGGTACGGCCACCTACGGCGAGGAAAATGCGCTGTGGGACGGTCGGGACGCGGAGGGCTACACCACGCTCGCTGCCATTCCCTCCCTCCTCGCCAAAAAGGCCCGCGCCGACACGGATCCCCCGGGCTCCGAGCCGATGATCGCCGAATCGACCACGGGATAG